The DNA segment CTGATTCGCCTGCTGATCCAACTGACCGTAGGTTTTCCATTCACCATTAAACCAGACGGCCGGTTTATCCGGATAAGCTTGCGCCGCATGGGCTAAAAGGTCCGAGACTAACATGGCATTGCTCCCAACGGAACGGCTTCACGGCGCTGGTGCCGCACGACCTTCACATCATCATGAGCCGATAATTCAGCCCGAACTCTGAATCCAGTAACAAACTGCTTTTGCACCAAAAGTGTAGATAAAATTCCCGCCAAAGCCATGTCATCGGTTTCACCAACGGGCTTGCCCTGCTCCAGCTTCGTGGCGAGTTGACGCACGGCCAGCGGATTGAAAATTCCAGAAGCCCTCACGTGCGAATCGGACAATAACTCCCGTACGTAATCGGGCGTTGCCGCGTGAAAGAAACTGCGATGGATGGGCGCACGATATGGGCGTTTACGACGCTTCCAGATCGCTTCCGGTAAATACTGACTGGCCAATTGCCGCAGCAGATATTTTTCGGTCAAAGCCCGCAATTTCAGCCGGGCTGGCAGCCGGTTGCAAAACTCCATCACCCGAACGTCAAGAAACGGGTAGCGCCCTTCGACGGAATGGGCCATCGCCACCCGGTCTCCCTGCGCGGATAACAGGTAGGCGGAAAGGAATGTGGAAATTTCTAGATATTGCGCCTGTTCCAAGTCACCCCAATTTTCAAAACCAGCCGGGTAATCAATGAGCGGCGCCTCCCGTTTGCGGGCTTCAGTGACCAGTGCGGTAAAATCCTGAGAGAAGAAGCGCGCCGCGCGATGAGTGTTCCGCCAACGAATGTGGTGTGAAAAATCCGGAGCATTTGTTTTCGCCAGATCACTCCCAAAAAATGCGGCCAGATAAGAGCCGCCGGCACCCGCAAGATTAAGATCGGGATACAATCGCTTCAGCAAGGCCGAGCGCCATTTGGAGGTTGGTTGGCGCGCCCAAAACCTACGAATCTTCGCTTCTTTGAAAATATCGTAACCACCTAAAAATTCATCCGCCCCTTCACCAGTCAGCACCACCTTGAAACCACGCTCATGAACGAGCTTGGAAAGCAGAAACATCGGCACCGGTGAGGTGCGGAGAATCGGCACCTCCGTATGCCAGACCACGTCGGGCAGGGCATTGCCGATCTCGGCATGAGTCGCGCGTACCACATGATGTTGCGTACCGAGATAATCCGCCATTTCCAATTGAAAC comes from the Verrucomicrobiia bacterium genome and includes:
- the asnB gene encoding asparagine synthase (glutamine-hydrolyzing); protein product: MCAIAGILNLAAGAAPSERALRRMLGMMRHRGPDQFGIFLGDQVALGNARLSIVDLAGGQQPIGNEDGNLWIVFNGEIFNHLELRTDLERNGHRFTTHCDTEVVLHLYEEYGADCLRKLNGQFAVAIWNQRDRSLFLARDRVGIRPLFYTCTPERLLFASEIKAILADPQIDAQMDPVSVDQIFTYWSPLSPRTCFRDIFELAPGCYLKVQDGRIVKQAFWRPEYDQDTAVRLAARRRSVADYVEEFHELLRDAVRVRLRADVAVGAYLSGGLDSSTITALVRKLGISQLDTFSIAFDDEKFDESQFQLEMADYLGTQHHVVRATHAEIGNALPDVVWHTEVPILRTSPVPMFLLSKLVHERGFKVVLTGEGADEFLGGYDIFKEAKIRRFWARQPTSKWRSALLKRLYPDLNLAGAGGSYLAAFFGSDLAKTNAPDFSHHIRWRNTHRAARFFSQDFTALVTEARKREAPLIDYPAGFENWGDLEQAQYLEISTFLSAYLLSAQGDRVAMAHSVEGRYPFLDVRVMEFCNRLPARLKLRALTEKYLLRQLASQYLPEAIWKRRKRPYRAPIHRSFFHAATPDYVRELLSDSHVRASGIFNPLAVRQLATKLEQGKPVGETDDMALAGILSTLLVQKQFVTGFRVRAELSAHDDVKVVRHQRREAVPLGAMPC